The Paeniglutamicibacter sulfureus genome includes a region encoding these proteins:
- a CDS encoding maleylpyruvate isomerase family mycothiol-dependent enzyme: protein MSELTQQDLTTRILSALSTLRETMATVDDAAAAEPSALPGWSRAHVLAHLDGFSRAAARQLDTAGAQEPFPMYDGGMEARDDSIEITALMRPEALVARVTESLDALESSIRGISPAEWALATGFREGGSVEDLFHAIWRELVIHTSDLALGNSVADWEPEFCAHLFDALEARVPESRRYILQPHGAQRITLGQGEATTVLSGTAFDLAAWLAGRQPLGPVQATAAADGTDLPELGPWAVKLKANN, encoded by the coding sequence ATGAGTGAGCTCACACAACAGGACCTGACGACCCGGATCCTCTCCGCCTTGTCGACCCTTCGCGAGACCATGGCCACCGTCGACGATGCGGCCGCCGCCGAGCCGAGCGCCCTTCCCGGGTGGAGCCGTGCACACGTGCTCGCCCACCTGGACGGGTTCAGCCGTGCCGCAGCGCGCCAGCTGGACACCGCTGGTGCCCAGGAACCCTTCCCCATGTACGACGGTGGAATGGAGGCCCGCGACGACTCCATCGAGATCACCGCGTTGATGCGCCCCGAGGCGCTGGTGGCCCGCGTCACCGAGTCCCTCGACGCACTGGAATCCAGCATCCGCGGCATCAGCCCGGCGGAGTGGGCCCTGGCAACAGGGTTCCGTGAGGGAGGCAGTGTGGAAGACCTCTTCCATGCCATCTGGCGCGAGCTGGTCATCCACACCTCGGACCTTGCCCTGGGCAACTCCGTCGCCGACTGGGAACCGGAATTCTGTGCGCACCTCTTCGACGCGCTCGAGGCCCGGGTGCCCGAATCCCGCCGCTACATCCTCCAGCCCCACGGTGCCCAGCGCATCACCCTGGGACAGGGCGAGGCGACCACGGTGCTCAGCGGCACCGCCTTCGACCTGGCCGCCTGGCTCGCCGGCCGCCAGCCGCTGGGACCGGTCCAGGCCACCGCCGCCGCCGACGGCACCGACCTGCCCGAGCTCGGACCCTGGGCCGTCAAGCTGAAGGCCAACAACTAG
- a CDS encoding DNA-3-methyladenine glycosylase, giving the protein MNSPDRVGLLGLPSLELAPHLLGAHVSTFIGGRLVVVRLTEVEAYDGHQDPGSHAYRGKTARNAGLFGPPGTAYVYFTYGMHFCANVVCGQEGTASAVLMRAGEVVSGRDTVLARRGNPKGPEAQLLSGPARLAQGLGLTLEHNLARFRDGTAVPPGPDLALGNLAIAPAGYLAGPRTGVAGDGGGEEYPYRFWLPGEPSVSPYRKAAPRKVRGGRD; this is encoded by the coding sequence GTGAACAGCCCGGACCGCGTTGGGTTGCTAGGTCTGCCGTCGCTGGAACTGGCACCGCACCTGCTCGGCGCCCATGTCTCCACCTTCATCGGCGGGCGGCTGGTCGTGGTGCGACTGACCGAGGTCGAGGCCTACGACGGGCACCAGGATCCCGGCTCCCATGCCTACCGGGGCAAGACCGCCCGCAATGCCGGGCTCTTCGGCCCACCGGGCACCGCGTACGTGTACTTCACCTACGGGATGCACTTCTGCGCCAATGTGGTGTGCGGGCAGGAGGGAACAGCCTCGGCCGTGCTGATGCGCGCCGGGGAAGTCGTTTCGGGCCGGGACACGGTGTTGGCCAGACGGGGAAACCCGAAAGGACCCGAGGCACAGCTACTCAGCGGGCCTGCCCGGTTGGCCCAGGGACTGGGGCTGACGCTGGAACACAACCTGGCGCGCTTCCGCGACGGCACCGCCGTGCCGCCGGGACCCGACCTGGCGTTGGGGAACCTGGCCATCGCCCCGGCCGGCTACCTGGCCGGTCCGCGCACCGGGGTGGCGGGGGACGGGGGCGGGGAAGAATACCCGTACCGGTTCTGGCTCCCGGGCGAGCCCAGCGTCTCGCCGTACCGGAAGGCGGCACCGCGCAAGGTGCGCGGCGGAAGGGACTAG
- a CDS encoding adenine phosphoribosyltransferase codes for MNPEPETISDLLDRLCEIVPDYPSAGISFKDLTPAFADAAGLRRMVDEIVAPFSGQFDVIAGLEARGFVLAAAAAYATGTGMVTVRKAGKLPREVHRDEYTLEYGTGTLELHRDDVAPGTRVLILDDVLATGGTVGSAARLLKMVGAQVIGVGVVLELQGLGGREKLSGLHVHSLQLV; via the coding sequence GTGAATCCAGAGCCTGAAACCATAAGCGACCTCCTTGACCGACTGTGCGAAATCGTTCCCGATTACCCCAGCGCAGGGATTTCCTTCAAGGACTTGACCCCGGCCTTTGCCGACGCGGCGGGACTGCGCCGCATGGTCGATGAGATCGTCGCCCCCTTTTCCGGCCAATTCGACGTCATTGCCGGGCTCGAGGCCCGCGGATTCGTGCTGGCCGCGGCCGCCGCCTACGCCACGGGAACCGGCATGGTCACGGTGCGCAAGGCCGGAAAGCTTCCCCGCGAGGTGCACCGCGACGAATACACCCTGGAATACGGGACCGGGACCCTGGAACTGCACCGCGACGATGTCGCGCCCGGCACCCGGGTGCTGATTCTCGATGACGTGCTGGCCACCGGCGGCACGGTCGGCTCCGCCGCCCGTTTGCTGAAAATGGTCGGCGCACAGGTCATCGGGGTCGGCGTGGTCCTTGAGCTCCAGGGCCT